In one Electrophorus electricus isolate fEleEle1 chromosome 21, fEleEle1.pri, whole genome shotgun sequence genomic region, the following are encoded:
- the LOC113578260 gene encoding uncharacterized protein LOC113578260 isoform X1 encodes MANVCQRRPVLVEIPAPQPKLTGRMRRSYMDILEARLTHVSYSSRNGKLGASSKSGRQLEAVIQRRWSWRGCDFQAGELDTSRTSLSRRELAQLLSSLILMEQSGQKLESGFPLSGLKTLLDQLHQKKTNVYRSIPYSRLGSNRDAHCYRKAYPHLLAFKRSCVEGGQILVQSGKFENVLEFVLGAWQCASELPQWDTSNHNSIREQCYHALAGYCTAALQHHRPRASKARELLRRFKVAQVQKQVMSSCIRQLEQLVQAPKVYKGEQSSLHRQNSTED; translated from the exons ATGGCAAATGTTTGTCAACGGAGACCTGTACTGGTGGAAATCCCTGCTCCTCAGCCCAAACTTACAG GTCGTATGCGGAGGTCTTATATGGATATTTTGGAGGCCCGCCTAACTCATGTTTCTTACAGTTCTAGAAATGGGAAACTTGGCGCAAGCTCCAAAAGTGGAAGACAGT TGGAAGCAGTTATCCAAAGGCGATGGAGCTGGAGAGGATGCGACTTTCAGGCAGGAGAGCTGGATACATCTCGCACGTCTCTTTCCAGACGAGAGCTAGCCCAGCTTCTGAGTTCTCTAATACTAATGGAACAG AGTGGGCAGAAGCTAGAATCTGGTTTTCCCCTGTCTGGTCTAAAAACATTACTGGACCAGTTGCACCAGAAGAAGACAAATGTTTACAGATCTATTCCGTATTCTCGCCTGGGATCCAACAGAGATGCGCACTGCTACAGAAAAGCATATCCACACTTATTAGCCTTCAAG CGTTCCTGTGTGGAGGGTGGCCAGATTCTTGTGCAGAGTGGCAAGTTTGAGAATGTTCTGGAGTTTGTGCTGGGGGCATGGCAATGTGCCAGTGAGCTTCCTCAGTGGGACACCAGCAACCACAATAGTATTCGTGAGCAGTGCTACCACGCACTAGCTGGGTACTGCACTGCGGCACTTCAGCACCACAGGCCAAGAGCTAGCAAGGCCAGAGAACTCTTGCGCAG gttCAAAGTAGCACAAGTTCAGAAGCAGGTGATGTCTTCATGTATTCGACAGCTGGAACAGCTAGTACAAGCACCAAAGGTTTACAAAGGAGAGCAGAGCTCACttcacagacaaaacagcaCTGAGGACTAG
- the LOC113578260 gene encoding uncharacterized protein LOC113578260 isoform X2 produces MNSCSRNGKLGASSKSGRQLEAVIQRRWSWRGCDFQAGELDTSRTSLSRRELAQLLSSLILMEQSGQKLESGFPLSGLKTLLDQLHQKKTNVYRSIPYSRLGSNRDAHCYRKAYPHLLAFKRSCVEGGQILVQSGKFENVLEFVLGAWQCASELPQWDTSNHNSIREQCYHALAGYCTAALQHHRPRASKARELLRRFKVAQVQKQVMSSCIRQLEQLVQAPKVYKGEQSSLHRQNSTED; encoded by the exons ATGAACAGCTG TTCTAGAAATGGGAAACTTGGCGCAAGCTCCAAAAGTGGAAGACAGT TGGAAGCAGTTATCCAAAGGCGATGGAGCTGGAGAGGATGCGACTTTCAGGCAGGAGAGCTGGATACATCTCGCACGTCTCTTTCCAGACGAGAGCTAGCCCAGCTTCTGAGTTCTCTAATACTAATGGAACAG AGTGGGCAGAAGCTAGAATCTGGTTTTCCCCTGTCTGGTCTAAAAACATTACTGGACCAGTTGCACCAGAAGAAGACAAATGTTTACAGATCTATTCCGTATTCTCGCCTGGGATCCAACAGAGATGCGCACTGCTACAGAAAAGCATATCCACACTTATTAGCCTTCAAG CGTTCCTGTGTGGAGGGTGGCCAGATTCTTGTGCAGAGTGGCAAGTTTGAGAATGTTCTGGAGTTTGTGCTGGGGGCATGGCAATGTGCCAGTGAGCTTCCTCAGTGGGACACCAGCAACCACAATAGTATTCGTGAGCAGTGCTACCACGCACTAGCTGGGTACTGCACTGCGGCACTTCAGCACCACAGGCCAAGAGCTAGCAAGGCCAGAGAACTCTTGCGCAG gttCAAAGTAGCACAAGTTCAGAAGCAGGTGATGTCTTCATGTATTCGACAGCTGGAACAGCTAGTACAAGCACCAAAGGTTTACAAAGGAGAGCAGAGCTCACttcacagacaaaacagcaCTGAGGACTAG